The nucleotide window CATTGCCCAATATAGCCCAGGACAGCAGAAGTGCATTTAAAACTCTTGTTAGGTTGTTGGGCTATATATCTAAGACAGAACCTAGCATAGTCTATTCAGACCCAATTTAAATTCCTACCATTACATGCATTTGCTTTTAGCTTGATGCAAGATGAAAATAAGTGAATGATGTCAATGATGTTTTCATTTGCTTTTAGCTTGATGCATTTGTCTTCATTTACTTATATAATgactttttcttctgttttcttCAACGAATGGCAggaagttttttaaaattggttacAAGCTAGACAAATTTCCTCCCTAGAAACAATCTTCAGCTTATACAAGCCAAGATGATCCGCATATAGCGGAAATGACTGGTGGAACACTTGATTTTTCTGCTCACTGTCTTGGTGTTGGAGATTGAGGAGGTAGGTTTCCTTGAGTTTAATTCAGTGAAGTTTTAGTTGTTGCTACTAAATCCATTCTTACAAGTAATTGACCAGTaagtaagtatatatttgtttcTCTGTTTGGATATGTGATGGAGGTCAGTAAAAGAGAAGAGGCATGAATTGCTCTGGATGAGGGAATCTGTCCCCACCATGGTTAGCCAGCCCTTGTCGTCATGTTTGACAGATGATATGGAACTCCAAAGTCCTACCCAAGGATGTTTTAGCCGTTCGAAGGGATCCCCAAAATTCCCTGGACGTTCTAATTCAGTGGGAAGGGTTGCCTTCGGGGGAAAGCACTTGGGAGAAGTTTGATTCAATAGCCACCACTTCCCCTTACTTTCACAAGGTGAAACTCGTTGGGGGTATTGATAGACCTTTGATCACCAAGGTGCACCAAACGCAGCAAAGGAATTTCACCACAAGCTGAAGTGGAGGCAGTTGAAGCTGAGGCCAGGGGCTGCACACATGTGGCAGAATAGCGTAACAGATAACATATTTGAATTGGGTTGTTGGCAGGATAACAAAGCAGGTAATACATTTGAATTGGGCTGTTGGCCAGAAAATGGGAAGATGGCACATTTTGAAAGGAGCTGCTGGACTCATAAATTAAAAGGAAGAAGCTGAGGAAGTCATCAAGGAAGAAGTAGAGGGGATTTAGGGGGTTTTTTGGGGGCTCTGGCCAAGGGGAACTGGCACACTGGCTGCCAGTATTCATTTATGCATTGTTGGTTGTTCATTTCAGAATAATTTCAGTCAAGCTATTGGCTGtaacaaataaaacaattaatctCAAATGTGTTTATCCTgtatcttcaataaaaaaaatattaaaagtttgattgcttctataaaaaaatttaaaagtttgatttcttcaatagtaaaaactaaaagtttaatCGCTATAATAGTGGGGTCCTTCTTGTAGTTTATTTTACAAGAGGGAGTGATGTTGAGGGGAAAGAGTTGCGGCTGCCCGATATCGTGTTTTCTCTAACTATTTTTTTCTGTTCTGCAGATTTTCCTTTTGAATTGGTGCTCCATAATTTGGTTGGATTTGAGCTTTTCGCATTCTCACTGTCAACAAAACTTTTCTTTGGATATGTACATGAGGTTTTCTTGTCAGGCCCAATGGTGCAACTTCTCCTCCTTGCTGCAGAAAAGTCCTATGCTTTTTCAGAATTTTGTTAGCAACACAGCTCTGCGTTGCCTTATTTTGTCCGGCTTCCGGCTCCAAGTGTTCTGCTCCAGATTAGATTGTGGATCCTCTGCCTCCTTGGTTCCTTGTATTATCCTGTCTTTCAAGTACCAACCTCTGCAATTGCTTACGTGCTGTGCTTGTCAGGGGATTATATCTGCCGTAGGTTTCTTCTGCAGGATCCAATTCCAGATTTTCTCTGCTTCTTTACCCAGAATTCCTGCCCATATTTTCTGTCCTACTCTCCTGCTTTCTCTGGTCGACTGTAGCAGCTCAACGTTTCTACTTCCTGGTTTTCACTGCAATAGAATCCTGCCTTCCTTCTACTGTAGTCTGCTCCAGAATTTATTCTTCTCCAGTGCTCCAGTCTGCATAGCTGAATCTGTTCTTCTACTGCCTTCCTTCTACAGCTTGATGGGTTCTATTTTTGCTGTGATCCTGTTGAGCTGATTTTTTCTGGAGGTAAATTCTGCACAACAAAACTGCCTGTGCAGTTCTCGGAAGAAGTAAGCATTCCCAATCTGCCTATTACTTTACCTTTCCTTATTGTGCAGCAGTGCAGCCAGTTCTGCTGTTGCTGAGTATAGAGTGCTGGCTGGCCTAACAGAGTTGTAAGGATGTTTAGCTTCCTTTGAACTAATacaaatgcttttttttttgaactgttTGGGTGGGAATTTTTGTATAGCATAGACAAGTTAGTCAAGCCTGCAcatattattgtaaaattaggtgatgtaaatattttgtttaattctcCTCTTAATTTCTATTGTTGTAAGAACCTTAATTCTTGTTGTAGAAACCTTGGCTAGCCTTTGCTTGTGTCTTAGGTTGTCCCTCCTGTAGGAAAGGATGGGTGTAGGTTATTCTCAAATCCTTTTGTTGGAAGGCTCTTTGCTTTTAGTTAATATacatttttacattaaaaaaattattagtttggAATTGTTAGTACCTTTTATAGGAactaaaatttcactttttttattaaaggtaaAGAGactaaattgttagtttttcttattgaaaGTATCAAATCAATCATCTCgcttccaaaacaaaataaaacaaacaattctaattgtttttgttcaatattgttttatagaaaatactaaaaattcGGTCTCATCtataagaaaatctaaaaattcaatttcttcaaaaggaaaaattgtGAGTTCATTTCcctcaatagaaaaaaaaataaagtgtaGTCACTTTAATAGATAAATGTAATAGTTTAATACTTTCAGATATTGTTATCTCCATTTTGATTTTAGAattagtttaaaagaaaaaatgttgatCTTCAAATAGATATAGGTGTTCTTAATTTGAACGTTATTATAaaccttttttaataatattgttgatgGATAAAACCTAATTAGGGAGTCATTTAGAACTTTGTGGATAATCATCATCGccttttcattaatattcattgAGATATTTATAgggagtaatactatatatgcaaataaattttactaatgaTGTTCTTGAGGAAATAGAGAATGAACATTTTTAGGTTCTCATAGAAATATCTGAATTCTAGGCACTTCACGCTGCTAAGTTGTATTGATATTCAAAacagagaaaattttcaaattaaaagtaatgATCGCAAATTTCTATTCCAAAACATTATATAACAAATGATTGCAATCAATCTCGTGGCTTTAATCAATTTGTTTCACAATGTCATTAGGTATTCTTTCATTGAGGGACAAAGTGTGGTATGATACTTGAAGCTTCGTATGTGTAAACGATTATATTGGCAATTTTAACAATCCAAAGTAAACCAAAATGTTGCTAgagtttgaaaagtaaaaatcaAAAGAGCCAGCTTAATGTTGGAATCGGTGATTATTTAGTCTATAAGGAGTTATTTTGATGCATACAAGGTAACAAGCAAGGTTGGAAGATATTGCAATAATCTTAGCTTTGGGTGCAACCCATTTTGGGTGAATTaagaatttaagataaattgtGTGTGTTACTTCTCCTTACTATTAAGtgtgattgtttgttttattgattccaCAAATTTTCTAGTCTGATTCTCAAGACAAAATAACCAACAAGTATAAGAACGTTGTGCAATTATTTCGGAGCCTTAATCTCAGAAAACGGGCACCAACTATTTATAAAACTTGAATCTCAAGCACGAGATTCTGAAAAAGAGTAATTTACCACCCAGCACAACCAAAATGAACCATACCCAAGAAGATTCCCATACATTATATGCAATTAATGCtcaaattccaaaaattttagCAGCTGAAGAAATTATGCAGCGCATGGAGACGGCATGGAACAGAGCAATTCTTGagtattaataaaaagaaacttCAAATTTATGTACAAAGAGTCCTGGATTTACAGACTAAatcaagttcttttttttttttaacatgaaaggaaaaaaaaccctTACCTTAAGAGAAGAGCCAGCTTGGAGGAGGCcagaaaattttggaaaaaccAGGAAAAGCTGAGAGTTTATCAGTACAGCGATTTTCCAGGTTAAAGATCACAGCATTGCCTCCGGGGTAATCACAATCAACATTCGGATGACCTCTATCAGGTAAATAAACACAATTCCATTTCAATCCAGAGAACTCTTGAgctgaaagaaaaaagttacacTCCTTAAACATGAACAAGGCGCTATCCTGGAATCCATCCTTCACCGCAATCCACTCATTCTTCTCCTTGTCAAGCTTGAAAATATTCAACCCAACCCAGCAACTTCTGTTACCGGATTTACCCCAGAAGTGGCTGTCATAGTTTCCAGGGAAGTCTAAATAGTTCTTCCGGATTAAGAACAAATCCAGAGATGACTTCAACCCAACTCAATTGTCCGCTTAATCAAAATTATccagaaggaaaaaaaatcctaaacaaTCCCTCTTTTTTACCAATAATCTAACTTGTGACAGTTTAGCAAATATGGAGAATAAACTACATTAATTacccttaaatattaaaatttaacctCAGAGAAGGGTGTTATGGCCTTTTCACACAagttagtaaaaataaaataatttttctgcTCTCTCACACGTCTCTCTCTCTGTGAACCCATTGGCTTTCAAggaattttcaaggaaaatttattaaaaaaataaaatggtcaTTGCAATTACATCATTGATTACACAATCAACTTCTTATCCATTGAATCTCTCAAATCTACCATCAAAATCCCACTGCCCACCACCCATTTCTCTTTCAAAAGCCCACAGATTCCATTTTTTCTCTGTTATgggttgttttaaattaaatcaaactgaattcttgaattcataataattagtttgaaggccaaaggactattttccccTAAGTTTAAGTGCTATCTCGAAGTCATATTTGTgagatttgaaaattcaaatgtctcactcatctattaaaaatctcagttataattaaggataaaatcattatttaataaaaaattttaaaaatctaaagttttattacatttgccCCTCTCAGTTCGAAAATCTTACAATTCCCcctatctaaagtttgaaaaatcaaaattttcctctTAGGTTTTGTAAATCATCACTAGAGATGGTTGTCTTCGGTGGCATTAGCTCTCCTTTCCAGCTTAATTCTCCTTGTCATTCACTTTCCAGCCACCAGCAAAGCCCATCTCCTCcgacaaagatgaaatcatcttcgtcGGAGAGTCTTCATctgattttgtctttgtctatGACAAAGATGACCGTCGGAGGTCTCAAACAAAGACAATGTAATCATCTAAGACCTTTGATGATCGTCTTCGTTTGAGACAAAGACTCTCCGACAAAGACAATTTCGTTTTTGTCAGAGGAGATAGGCTTCGTCAATGGTTGGGAAGTGATCAACAAGAAGAGTTCAACAGGAAGGGAGAGCCAACGACTCCAATGACGATTTGCAAACCCTTAGGGggagattttgatttttcaaacttcaagtggtggggaattatgagattttcagcTTAAGGGAGGTAAACGTAATAAAActtctgttttttattaaataactgtgttacccttaactttaactgagatttttaatgaatgagtgaaacttttgaattttcaaacctcacgagtgtgactttgagaacacacttaaacttgggtgagaaatagtcactTGGCCCTTAGTTTGAGATCAAACTTGACTTAGTCGATTAATGAATAATATCAACAAAGAGGAGGACAAATCACCAATGAGACAAGTTCTGATGCACCCACGGTGACAGTGCAAGTTTCAAgccaaaataaacaacaaatacTTTATATGTACAATAGATATAATACTCTTGCATAGACAAATGACACAAATCTAGCATTAAGTGATGCCAAATAGACGAATGAGATTTGCCCACAATCTTACAAGAGTAAATGAAATAAACTAAACAATACCTAGTTACCATAAGTATGCTTAGTTGACGGAACTAGAGTCATTTATATTTTTGGATTAGGGTTCAAACCATTGGGCATAGCACTGCAATTGAATCGAGTTAAACCAAGTAtcgtttaatttgagtttgacttgattatATTTAGACAAATCTCAAGCTCGTGCTCACTAAGTTAGGAAGTTCTTGGCTTGAgcttaagataaaaataactgACTCAAGCTTGATTtgatcaattataataaaatcccGTAACATAGATATTAATCAATTATCCTCATATTTAAAGTCAAAACAACTACAAGCACAGCTCTGCTTGATATAAGCCAAGCCATGTGCAGTTTGAGAGCATCACGAAGATATAATATTACTGTATATTATGAAGTGAGAAAAAATACACATAGAAGCTGCCATGAACACCAAAGGCTGAACATATTGAAGCCTCAGAAACTTAAGAAACTGCCACAAGGCACAAATTAATCAACTGTTAAAAAGGAAACTTAGTTTAcagataaatatttgtttttgacATATGAAAATAGAGAAACTATCAAGGActgaaattgaaaaacagaGAACCCTATGACAATGAATCATGACCAAGAGAAGAGAGGTCATGGAGTTTTGAAACCATTCCCTAAAATTAATTATCTGAAACCGGAGTAAACAGATAAACTGCATAAAGCATTCAACTATTCAAAAAGCATATTGCTTGAATCTCATGCTTGACGATCCCGCAAAGAGTAAGAGTACTTTAACTACAGAACAACCTGGATGAATGATTATCCAAGAGTTTGCACCCAAAAGGGGCTAAAGCTTGGATTATGACAAAAAGAGCATCATGAAAGAAGGTCTAGCAAAAGGAGACAATAAATAACATGGCAAAGCAAATCAATATCTGATTCAGAAAAGGCAACAACAAATGAAATCTGTAAAAGTACTTGAACATCGAAATTTTACGTACAGGGAGTCAGTATACATACTCCATTATACCATGTCCTTTTAAATCAGGATTTCCAGTGCTTAcataatctttttaaaaatgCCCTCAGTCTAGTTACACAAATCAGAATTTAATGCTGTATCGCTATTAGAATCATGAAACAACCCATAAACATAAACAATTCATGCAGATCCAACTAACATACAATTTTGATATGCTTTTTAAATCTGCATTTTCAATGCTTACATAATCTTGTTAAAGAGCCTTCAATCTAGTCAAACAAATAAGAATCTAATATGTCAttgcaataaataaatacagAATGAACCATAAACATAAGTCCGCTCCTGCGAATTCAACACAGCTAGTGCTAtacaatatacaattttaaaagaaaaaaccttacaTTCAGGGAAGAGGCAAGCTGGTGCAGGCCCAAAAATCTCAGAAGATTCAGGAAATGATACGAGCCACTTATTACTACCGTCACTGAAGTTGAAACTTGAAGCATACATCCCGGGGAAATCATATGTAACCACAAAGAAACCAGTTTCACCCATATAAACACAATTTGGTTTTATTGCCGGAAAATCtttagacaaaataaataagCTACCTCCATCAAACAGAAACAATGCTCTACCCTCCAAATCCTTCACTTCAATCCACTCTTGCTCTTCTGCGTCTAGCTTAAACACAtagaaaatagaattcaaaagTCAAAACCACTTTCTCAGCCTTAGCTGGAGAGAAATTTCTCTTATTTCCAAAGTTTTTATCAGTACTATTGCGATTTTCAACAAATACAATTCAGTAGATGTATTTTCAAATCTTTCTTAAGTAAAACGAATCAACAATGAAGGCAAAGTTTCACTAACCTCCAAAGACTTCGGATTAACGCTTAAAATATGCCCATTTGACATCACCACATGAAACTGCTtcttataataaacaatatcctGAACATCAACATCACCAAAACCCAAGTTGACCCATTTCTTATCACAGCTCCTCCAAACCATCAATTCCAAATTCAGAAAAACCATAACTGCTAACTCATCATTATCTGCAGAGACAGCAAACTTTttgtaacaaaatatatttccaCCCACTAAACCGTCTCGGATGTTCATCCAGAACCCAGTCAATTCTATAGCCTTTACCCATTTCCTGCACACGATATTCCAGCAAGTTCACTGACTGAGGCAACATTTCAAGAACGTGTTCTTCAAAATGGCGGCGAGAAAAGGGGTCGTGGACCCAGGATTTCGCCTGGCtagatttttcaactttgactATCCAAGGAGGCGCCTCGTGGGAAAGGGGTTGCAAGGCATAGACAGTGGATTCGGCAATGATGAGCTGCAAAGGGGGGTCGGAGATTCCAGGGTCATAGTAATAATGAACGGGAGCAAGTTTCGGAGAGGGGAGAAGGACGGCGAAGCGGAACGAGCTGCAGACGGCGCGGAAACGGCTGAGTTCAGTTTGGGTTTGGAGGCAGTGAGCGATATTGAAGAGAATGGGGTCTGCGAGAGAGAGTGATGGTgaaattctctttttttgtcaagtaattaaatttattatacttttattcatgtaatattacatttacatcatatatatatatatatataaatggtatCTGAGTGGATAATTTggagtataaataaatttatttgttatcatataattgaatgatctaattatttgtattatttttaattttaaattatataatcaggTAATGacaaataatcttattttgaaTAGATTTTTAACCACCTTATACAtacagaataatattatgtgtatctattttaaatatacaaatagatatacgtttatgtgtgtcattatataattaagtgttattttatctttagtttaaaatcactcaatcacatgattacaCACATCAGATGTGAacttattgatatatttaaaataaattcatataattttattgatacataaaatattattgttttaacaataaaactgtgtATACACACTAGTGATTGGtgatttatgtacttaaaatagatatagaTAATGTTACTCTTATTTTAATGCTAAGGGgtttttatgtatttcattACGATACGTTTAAcatttatgttatattacattttagtgttcaaatttaaaattttcatactaaAGCTTATTTAGATCTAAGGGTGGATTTGATCTTAACTGAATCAAATAAAAAGTTGGGTCAAgctcaaattaaattcattatgtTCAATTTGAGCTAGAGTTCGAGTTTAGGCTTGTTTGAGCTGATGTACAATATCAACAGAAGGTAGTTACTAGATAAACAAggttattataaaaattaataacattattaataaaataaacaatattactaaataaataaacgaGTTAATCTCAATTCAAGATATTAAGTTAAAGTTTCAGTTTGAAATTAACTTGTTTAAATCAAATGATGGATCCAAGTCAAACCagtttgaattgaatccaaTCCTAATTAGATCACTAATTGGGTTTGATGTAAAAAGACTTCAAATGAAGCTTTGGCGAAACAATGGCATCTTCATTACACAcgcataataattttttcttattacaaATCAAAGAATACAAATAACAAGTTTGGAAAcataaaaacttgaattgaaacataaaacattgaatatttgagattaaaatgaataaatttagtaaCCAGTTGGAGTCGATTTCCTACCAGAATCAGCACTTGATGGCTCATAGTAAGAATCATCTTTATGATATTCTACCgattttgatttgtaaaaaTCCACTTTACGGCCATAACTATAATCTTCCGGCTTGAAACCAGTCGGAGTTGACTTCTCGACGTCTGGTTTGGACTCATAACCATTATCTTTTGGTTTGGAAACGTAACCCTTATCCTCTTGCTTTGATTTTTCGACGTATGATTTGACACCAGAACTCTTTTCTTCGGGTTTTAACTTTTCAGCATATGGTTTGGAACCATAAGCATTGCCCTCAGGATTGGCCTTCGGAACATATGGCTTTGAGTCATAGCCATAGCTTTCTGGCTTAGAAGCGTGGCCTTTATTCTCAGGTTTTGAGTCCTGAACGTATGGTTTGAAGCCATAGTCATTACCTTCTGGCTTTGAGCCGTAACCATAGTCATTTGCAGAGGCAAGGATGAGCAATGAGAAGAGAAGCAAAGAGGTTGTGAAGAAGATTTGACTGACAGCCATGACTATGAAAATATTGTCCGAAGAGAGAAAGGATTTACTGGTGAGTTGCTCAAGGAAGTGCCAATATGGCCTTTTATAGATGAGAAGGACCATGGATGgcctatttcttttatttaatatgaattaaaatatgcAAGCAACACAATGACACTTCTGCACGACTTCAAACATGATCTCCTTGCCattaaaatgaacttgaatgCCCTCGGGTTTGTAGGATAGCTCAAGATAGAGTTCTAGGCTCGACTAATAATAGAGCTAAACTCATACAAGAGAGTATTTAACTCAGTCCAACTTGTAAAccaattattcaaatcaaattggtTTAAGTTTGCCTTGTAcgtcaaatcaaatttaaagtgAGCAATTATCAAAAAGATGTTAATTTGATCATTAtgaaaacaatgtcatttttataatgagtaaaacaacatcattttcataatgatcaaaacgatgtttttttaagtgttaaaactcaaaatctgAATTCAAATAACTAAACTACTAATACAAATGAGATTTGAGCTATTAAAACGAGCTTAAGCGTCCCTTTAATACAACTTAGCAAATTCAAATAGCTTAGTGAATTCGTGACGAGCTCCAACTGTCTTATTATTCATACAAACCAAATTCAAGTTAGTCCTTATTCGGACTCAACATGGCACATATCTAGACCTACAAGTATAATATAGTTGTCGCCAATAAACACATGTTGGTATGTGAAATCGTCTATGGCTCTTGAATTATTTCTGTTAAGCTCATTTGCTTCTTGTTATTCCACCACAGGTTGGGCTAGTGAGAGATTTTAGGTTTTCAATTGGCTCAATGCATAATAAACTCTTAAGACGTGAAGTATCAAATTACTATTTTAGCCCTACATATTAGGATTATGATAAAACTATGTACTTagatttgaactcaaatcaaacaagtTTTTGACAAGGAATGAAAATGCGGtgaaacttaaaatattaatctacaactaatatttttttgatcgaattaacaaaaaattcatgTTCAAAGCATTCATGTTAGTTCATTTTTAACAAATCATGCATGGCACAAATGTTGACCAAACCTGAGTTAAACTTGATAAATAGAACAACGCTATATGCAACCAaaattaaatactaaattaGATATTagaattatctattattatctgattaaatattatttaatcattattaaatcaaaatcatttgaATCCTCAAATCAAATTGGATGCGCATTGTTTCACTGTTTAAAAATGAGAGCTTTCACACGTTCTGGAGTCAGCATTTCAAGATACCATGACATACAAACAGATTTTTTTAGCCTCCGGGGTTCAGGTGAATAAGGCCCAAATCCAGCAGTTTGAAGTATTACGATATGCCCCCTATTGTAACATTGGCAAAGGAGAAATAGACATTATGGGGATATAATTTGGACTATTAAGACCGAGACGCTATCAAAATGAGGAGTCTTTTAGTTTGTGTATTAAAATACAAATTGCACCGTCTAGTCTGAATGGGAATTGGTGACAAAATCGATTTTGATCATGggtaaaattctttttaaatgtTAGACTTAATTGCTCCATAGTTGAATTAAGTGAATACCAATTCATGGTTCAATCACCTAATCAAAGTTCACGTTAGCATGTCTacaacatattttaaatttttaattatgtcacaCTTATATCATCAATGTATCCCTCCGATTGGATCGACCAATTTAGAAGTATTGATTTTAgtctataaaaaattaaaattatcccaCATTAATTATGTTGCGTTGATATCATTAGACTGTCCTTCTGATCAGGTCAATTAACCAAAAAACCAACTATTTAACTAGGTCAAAGCCTTATTCGAGTCTAAAACATTGATTATAGTCTGTAAACATTTGTTAATATGAGGGGGGAAAATTCTGCTGTTTCAAAACTTAGGACCTAGACTAAGTCCGCCAAAACTTCAAGGTGGATAAATAATTTAGCCTCACTCTCACATATATAATTCAGaaatttcataatcaattaGCTACATGTGAGTTCTGGACGGCAACTAAATTAAGCCTCTTGCTTTTTCATGTAATCACGTTCAAATAATTTCTGGGCAAAGATATGAGATTTTCTCATCAAATCGTGCAACAATGTATTGTTTTTACTTGtatatttaattcatttgtgATCTATAAAAGGCCATGCAGGTTCTTCCCTAGGCAATTCATCACCAGtacatcttttctttctttcctgcaaTATTTCATGGTCATGGCTCTCACTCGTATCTTCTTTACAGCCTCTTTGTTTCTCTTCTCATTGCTTATCGTTGCCTCTGCTGGTGATTATGTTTATAGCACCAACCATGGGAGTGACAAACCAAAGTATCAAGGTTACGTTTCTCAATCGTACGTTGAGAAGTCGAAATCTGAGATAACGGGTTATGGCTCCAAGGTAGAAGATAATGGTAACGACTTCAAACAACACGTTGAGAAGTTCAAGTCTGAAGAGACGGGTTATGATTCCAAGCCGGAAAGTAATGGTTACAACTTTAGACTAAACGTTGAGAAGTTTAAGTCTGAGGAGAAGAGTTATGATTCAAAGCCAGAAAGTAACGGTTATGGTTCCAAACCATATGCTGAGAAGTCAAAGCCCGAGAATAAGGGTTATGATTCCAAGCCAGAAGCTAATGGTTATGGCTCTAAACTGTACGTTGAGAAATCAAAACGTGAGGAAAAGGGTTACGATTCCATGCCAAATGTTAATGGTTATGGCTCCAAACCATATGTTCAGAAATCGAAGTCTGAGGAAAAGGATTACGACTTAAAGCCAGAAGGTAATAGTTATGGTTCCAAGCTATATGTTGAGAAGTCAAAACATGAGGAAAAGGGTTATGCTTCTAAGTCAGAAGGTAATGGTTATGGCTATAAAGTGTACGTTGAGAAATCGAAAGATTTGGAAAAGGCTTATGATTCCAAGCCAAAAGGTAACAATTATGGCTCTCATTTGTACGTTGAGATCTCAAAACACGAGGAAAAAGATTACAATTCCAAGCGAAGCGTTAATGGTTATGCCACCAAACCATATgttgagaaatcaaagtctgaGGAAAAAGGTTACGATTCAAAGGCAGAAGGGAATAGTTATGGTTTCAAGCAATATGATGAGAAGTCCAAACATGAGGAAAAGGGTTACAGTTCTAAGTCAGAAGGTAATGGTTATAGTTCAAAGCCAAAACGTATTGACTTTGGTCGTAAATCAGCACCAACTGGttactaaatttattcattatttaaaaaagttatacgtcctgttttctttttttcttttttcagttttctaaTGTCTCCAAATTCTTGTT belongs to Mangifera indica cultivar Alphonso chromosome 2, CATAS_Mindica_2.1, whole genome shotgun sequence and includes:
- the LOC123209439 gene encoding uncharacterized protein LOC123209439 isoform X1 produces the protein MNIRDGLVGGNIFCYKKFAVSADNDELAVMVFLNLELMVWRSCDKKWVNLGFGDVDVQDIVYYKKQFHVVMSNGHILSVNPKSLELDAEEQEWIEVKDLEGRALFLFDGGSLFILSKDFPAIKPNCVYMGETGFFVVTYDFPGMYASSFNFSDGSNKWLVSFPESSEIFGPAPACLFPECKVFSFKIVYCIALAVLNSQERTYVYGSFCIYLLQ
- the LOC123209439 gene encoding uncharacterized protein LOC123209439 isoform X2, whose protein sequence is MNIRDGLVGGNIFCYKKFAVSADNDELAVMVFLNLELMVWRSCDKKWVNLGFGDVDVQDIVYYKKQFHVVMSNGHILSVNPKSLELDAEEQEWIEVKDLEGRALFLFDGGCMLQVSTSVTVVISGSYHFLNLLRFLGLHQLASSLNVRFFLLKLYIV